A stretch of Aeromicrobium tamlense DNA encodes these proteins:
- the dapD gene encoding 2,3,4,5-tetrahydropyridine-2,6-dicarboxylate N-succinyltransferase: MSDSPRSAHAWGLATVTPEGTVLDVWYPAPALGPAPESTVEPAELVAASRHDAVRGVETRVVHTEIADLDAAPTDAYDVYLRLHLLSHRLVQPHGQSLDGVFGLLSNVVWTSIGPCPVEGFEDVRARARAAGLVVAVTSIDKFPRMTDYVIPSGVRIGDADRVRLGAHLAEGTTVMHEGFVNFNAGTLGHAMVEGRISAGVVVGNGSDVGGGASIMGTLSGGGKEVIRVGEGCLIGANAGIGISLGDDCVVAAGTYVTAGTKVTLPDGAVVKAAELSGSDGILFLTNSQTGAIEARPRGGRTGVELNADLHAN, translated from the coding sequence ATGAGCGACTCCCCTCGATCCGCCCACGCCTGGGGCCTGGCCACCGTCACGCCCGAAGGCACCGTCCTGGACGTCTGGTACCCCGCCCCGGCCCTCGGTCCTGCGCCGGAGAGCACCGTCGAGCCCGCCGAGCTCGTGGCCGCGTCGCGCCACGACGCCGTGCGAGGGGTCGAGACCCGCGTGGTCCACACCGAGATCGCCGACCTGGACGCCGCGCCCACCGACGCGTACGACGTCTACCTGCGCCTGCACCTGCTCTCGCACCGCCTCGTCCAGCCCCACGGACAGAGCCTCGACGGCGTCTTCGGTCTGCTCAGCAACGTCGTGTGGACGTCGATCGGCCCGTGCCCCGTCGAGGGCTTCGAGGACGTGCGCGCCCGCGCCCGCGCCGCCGGCCTCGTCGTCGCGGTCACCAGCATCGACAAGTTCCCGCGCATGACCGACTACGTCATCCCCTCGGGCGTGCGCATCGGCGACGCCGACCGCGTGCGCCTCGGCGCCCACCTCGCCGAGGGCACCACGGTCATGCACGAGGGCTTCGTGAACTTCAACGCCGGCACGCTCGGCCATGCGATGGTCGAGGGCCGCATCTCGGCCGGCGTCGTCGTGGGCAACGGCTCCGACGTCGGCGGCGGCGCCTCGATCATGGGCACGCTGTCCGGTGGCGGCAAGGAGGTCATCCGCGTGGGCGAGGGCTGCCTGATCGGCGCCAACGCCGGCATCGGCATCTCGCTCGGCGACGACTGCGTCGTGGCCGCGGGCACGTACGTCACCGCGGGCACCAAGGTCACGCTGCCCGACGGCGCGGTCGTCAAGGCCGCCGAGTTGTCGGGCTCCGACGGCATCCTCTTCCTCACGAACAGCCAGACCGGTGCCATCGAGGCGCGCCCCCGCGGCGGCCGCACCGGCGTCGAGCTGAACGCCGACCTGCACGCCAACTGA
- a CDS encoding tRNA (cytidine(34)-2'-O)-methyltransferase, with protein sequence MFRILFFEPRIAGNTGNAIRLAAATGSHLHLVDPLFDFEDAKLRRAGLDYHDLAVVTVHRTLDEAYEALLPARVFAYTTAATTRYSDVAYEPGDVLLFGPEPTGLPEEVMADARVTDRLRLPMQPSRRSMNLANCASIAVYEAWRQHGFAGGV encoded by the coding sequence GTGTTCCGGATCCTGTTCTTCGAGCCGCGCATCGCCGGGAACACCGGCAACGCCATCCGCCTCGCCGCCGCCACGGGATCGCACCTGCACCTGGTGGATCCGCTGTTCGACTTCGAGGACGCGAAGCTGCGCCGGGCAGGCCTGGACTACCACGATCTCGCCGTCGTCACGGTGCACCGCACGCTCGACGAGGCCTACGAGGCCCTGCTGCCGGCGCGTGTCTTCGCGTACACGACCGCCGCGACCACGCGGTACAGCGACGTGGCGTACGAGCCGGGCGACGTGCTGCTCTTCGGCCCCGAGCCCACCGGTCTGCCCGAGGAGGTCATGGCCGACGCGCGCGTCACCGACCGCCTCCGGCTGCCGATGCAGCCGTCGCGCCGGTCGATGAACCTCGCGAACTGCGCGTCCATCGCGGTCTACGAGGCCTGGCGCCAGCACGGGTTCGCCGGCGGGGTGTGA
- a CDS encoding MetQ/NlpA family ABC transporter substrate-binding protein, whose amino-acid sequence MSDNSPLIEAPKRRGPAIALAVVVIAVVAALIAFALTRGGDSAGGDLTKVKLGTVGASDPYWKTLQDEAEKEGIDLEVVDFADYAQPNPALTEGEIDINQFQHIVYLADYNVSNKQDLVPVGATAIYPLGLYSQKVDSVEELKQGDTVVVPDDDSNQARGLLILQSAGLIKLKDGGSIFSTLADVDKAASKVKVKAIKADLTPTSLPDVDAAIVNNDFVEKAGLKFSDAIAQDDPSDPNALPYVNIFAVRAEDKDNKTYQKLIEIYQNSKPVLDGVQEVSGNTAQLLKTPAADLQASLADVEADTAAQG is encoded by the coding sequence GTGTCCGACAACTCCCCCCTCATCGAGGCACCCAAGCGCCGCGGCCCCGCGATCGCGCTGGCTGTCGTCGTGATCGCCGTCGTGGCGGCCCTCATCGCGTTCGCCCTCACCCGGGGTGGCGACAGCGCCGGCGGCGACCTGACGAAGGTCAAGCTCGGCACCGTGGGCGCCAGCGACCCCTACTGGAAGACGCTCCAGGACGAGGCCGAGAAGGAGGGCATCGATCTCGAGGTCGTCGACTTCGCCGACTACGCGCAGCCCAACCCGGCGCTCACCGAGGGCGAGATCGACATCAACCAGTTCCAGCACATCGTCTACCTGGCGGACTACAACGTCTCGAACAAGCAGGACCTCGTGCCCGTCGGCGCCACCGCGATCTACCCGCTGGGCCTGTACTCGCAGAAGGTCGACTCGGTCGAGGAGCTCAAGCAGGGCGACACCGTGGTCGTGCCGGACGACGACAGCAACCAGGCCCGTGGCCTGCTGATCCTGCAGTCGGCCGGCCTCATCAAGCTGAAGGACGGCGGCTCGATCTTCTCGACGCTCGCCGACGTCGACAAGGCCGCCTCGAAGGTCAAGGTCAAGGCGATCAAGGCCGACCTGACGCCCACCTCGCTGCCCGACGTCGACGCCGCGATCGTCAACAACGACTTCGTCGAGAAGGCCGGCCTGAAGTTCTCCGACGCGATCGCCCAGGACGACCCGTCCGACCCGAACGCGCTGCCGTACGTCAACATCTTCGCCGTTCGCGCCGAGGACAAGGACAACAAGACGTACCAGAAGCTCATCGAGATCTACCAGAACAGCAAGCCCGTCCTCGACGGCGTGCAGGAGGTCTCGGGCAACACGGCGCAGCTGCTGAAGACGCCGGCGGCCGACCTGCAGGCGTCGCTCGCCGACGTCGAGGCGGACACCGCCGCGCAGGGCTGA
- a CDS encoding methionine ABC transporter ATP-binding protein encodes MALVELRDVHKMFAPTKRGAAPVEAIRGVDLDVEAGEIHAIVGYSGAGKSTLVRLVNALEQPTSGSVTVDGTRLDQLRERDLRGVRQGIGMIFQQFNLMRSRTVWGNLEFPLRLAGVDQAERQRRISELLHFVGLADKAHAYPEQLSGGQKQRVGIARALATNPSILLADESTSALDPDTTREVLGLLRKVNEELGITIIVITHEMDVVRTLAHKVSVMEHGRIVESGRVAEIFARPRENVTRRFVGTLVEEVPQGPELAALRERFGGRLVVVDVEGRTSQSDVFAALVARGLKVEIVQGGVNRVGGSVFGHVTLSVHGDGVDEAVAQVGRLEGVEVLA; translated from the coding sequence ATGGCACTGGTCGAGCTGCGCGACGTCCACAAGATGTTCGCGCCCACGAAGCGGGGCGCGGCCCCCGTCGAGGCGATCCGCGGGGTCGACCTCGACGTGGAGGCCGGTGAGATCCACGCGATCGTCGGCTACTCCGGCGCGGGCAAGTCCACCCTGGTGCGACTGGTCAACGCGCTGGAGCAGCCGACCTCGGGCAGCGTCACGGTGGACGGGACGCGGCTCGACCAGCTGCGCGAGCGCGACCTGCGTGGCGTCCGTCAGGGCATCGGGATGATCTTCCAGCAGTTCAACCTCATGCGGTCGCGCACCGTGTGGGGGAACCTGGAGTTCCCGCTGCGCCTGGCGGGCGTCGACCAGGCCGAGCGTCAGCGCCGGATCTCCGAGCTGCTGCACTTCGTCGGCCTGGCCGACAAGGCGCACGCCTACCCCGAGCAGCTCTCGGGCGGGCAGAAGCAGCGCGTGGGCATCGCCCGGGCGCTCGCGACGAACCCGTCGATCCTGCTGGCGGACGAGTCCACCAGCGCCCTGGATCCCGACACCACGCGTGAGGTGCTCGGGCTGCTCCGCAAGGTCAACGAGGAGCTGGGCATCACGATCATCGTCATCACGCACGAGATGGACGTGGTCCGCACGCTCGCCCACAAGGTGAGCGTCATGGAGCACGGCCGGATCGTCGAGAGCGGACGCGTGGCCGAGATCTTCGCCCGCCCGCGCGAGAACGTGACGCGGCGCTTCGTCGGCACGCTGGTCGAGGAGGTCCCGCAGGGGCCCGAGCTCGCGGCGCTGCGCGAGCGCTTCGGCGGGCGTCTCGTCGTCGTCGACGTCGAGGGCCGCACGAGCCAGTCCGACGTCTTCGCGGCGCTCGTCGCACGGGGACTGAAGGTGGAGATCGTGCAGGGCGGCGTGAACCGCGTCGGCGGCTCGGTCTTCGGGCACGTCACGCTGTCGGTGCACGGTGACGGCGTCGACGAGGCGGTGGCCCAGGTGGGTCGCCTCGAGGGCGTGGAGGTGCTCGCATGA
- a CDS encoding methionine ABC transporter permease — MIARDTNLPELWPLIGTATWETFYMVAITVAIGGFLGLVVGLALYATRAGGLFANRVAFTVLNVVVNFFRPIPFVIFIAAVQPFARLVVGIGIGNRAIIFAMTLAAMFGIARIVEQNLVTVEPGVIEAARSMGASRLRILATVVVPEALGPLILGYTFAFVAIVDMSAIAGVIGAGGLGAFAQQYGYRQFDTVVTWTVVLIIVAFVQVGQFFGNTLARKVLRR, encoded by the coding sequence ATGATCGCCCGGGACACCAACCTCCCCGAGCTGTGGCCGCTGATCGGCACGGCCACGTGGGAGACGTTCTACATGGTCGCGATCACCGTCGCGATCGGTGGCTTCCTGGGCCTCGTCGTGGGCCTGGCGCTCTACGCCACGCGCGCCGGCGGCCTATTCGCGAACCGCGTCGCCTTCACGGTGCTCAACGTGGTGGTGAACTTCTTCCGCCCGATCCCGTTCGTGATCTTCATCGCGGCGGTGCAGCCGTTCGCGCGGCTCGTCGTGGGCATTGGCATCGGTAACCGGGCGATCATCTTCGCGATGACCCTCGCGGCGATGTTCGGCATCGCGCGCATCGTCGAGCAGAATCTCGTGACCGTCGAGCCCGGCGTGATCGAGGCTGCTCGCTCGATGGGCGCCAGCCGGCTGCGAATCCTCGCGACCGTCGTGGTGCCCGAGGCCCTCGGTCCGCTGATCCTGGGCTACACGTTCGCGTTCGTCGCGATCGTCGACATGAGCGCGATCGCGGGCGTCATCGGCGCCGGCGGCCTGGGCGCCTTCGCCCAGCAGTACGGCTACCGCCAGTTCGACACGGTGGTCACGTGGACGGTCGTGCTGATCATCGTGGCCTTCGTCCAGGTGGGCCAGTTCTTCGGCAACACCCTGGCCCGCAAGGTCCTGCGCCGCTGA
- a CDS encoding DUF1684 domain-containing protein, producing the protein MTATLDDTARRSWQDWRAQRLVAVTAPHGVAALTTTTWLGEDPATVPGLPGTWFVSGDVVRGVDDDEVVVPVGGAAPFGDVELRAILRGGHVGLRVFDPAAATRTSLRDIDAFDHRPEWVLTGSFTPAVAGTGLEVEHVDGATTEDPLAGSVRVRIGDHEADLLAFPSSARPGGLQIVFADATNGARTQQFRFLDTRPPAADGSVELDFNRAHLPPCAFSDHYLCPLPPAANRLPVAVEAGETRPTRG; encoded by the coding sequence GTGACGGCCACGCTGGACGACACCGCGCGGAGGTCGTGGCAGGACTGGCGGGCGCAGCGACTCGTCGCCGTCACGGCCCCGCACGGAGTCGCCGCGCTCACCACGACGACGTGGCTCGGCGAGGACCCGGCGACCGTGCCGGGCCTCCCGGGCACGTGGTTCGTGTCCGGTGACGTGGTGCGGGGGGTCGACGACGACGAGGTCGTGGTGCCCGTGGGCGGCGCGGCCCCCTTCGGCGACGTCGAGCTCCGAGCGATCCTGCGTGGCGGTCACGTGGGGCTGCGGGTGTTCGATCCCGCGGCCGCGACCCGGACGAGCCTGCGCGACATCGACGCCTTCGACCATCGTCCGGAATGGGTCCTCACGGGCAGCTTCACGCCCGCCGTGGCCGGGACCGGCCTCGAGGTCGAGCACGTCGACGGCGCGACGACAGAGGACCCGCTGGCCGGGAGCGTGCGCGTGCGGATCGGCGACCACGAGGCCGACCTCCTCGCCTTCCCGTCCTCGGCTCGCCCGGGCGGCCTCCAGATCGTGTTCGCGGACGCCACCAACGGGGCCCGGACCCAGCAGTTCCGGTTCCTCGACACGAGGCCGCCGGCGGCCGACGGATCGGTCGAGCTGGACTTCAACCGCGCCCACCTCCCGCCGTGCGCGTTCAGCGACCACTACCTGTGCCCGCTGCCGCCCGCGGCGAACCGCCTCCCGGTCGCGGTCGAGGCCGGCGAGACCCGCCCGACCCGCGGCTGA
- a CDS encoding LLM class flavin-dependent oxidoreductase: MTTEFISLTYPNDATELSPRPGAALDPAFLRRYSRALDEGGFDYTLLPYHSSSFDPFVQAAAISQHTSHLRTIVALRPNTVYPTVAAKALATLDQLSGGRAVVHVIAGGDTAEQAREGDFLDKDERYDRAEEYVRILKRAWESPEPFDFEGRHYRFEGFSNAVRPVNGTIPVSVGGSSDAAYRVGGRLGDIFGLWGEPLKETKEQIDRVHAEAAAAGRTDRPRIWVTFRPIVAETDELAWQKAHRILDALQGNTSRGDLVKGPGGPAPENVGSQRLLDIAARGEVHDRALWYPTVTATGARGASTALVGSPETIADSIVDYVELGADLISIRGYDNLNDAIDYGRYVLPLVRAKLAERELVGAR, translated from the coding sequence GAGTTCATCAGCCTCACCTACCCGAACGACGCGACCGAGCTGAGCCCGCGCCCGGGCGCCGCGCTCGACCCGGCCTTCCTGCGGCGCTACAGCCGCGCCCTCGACGAGGGCGGCTTCGACTACACGCTGCTGCCGTACCACTCGTCCTCGTTCGACCCGTTCGTCCAGGCCGCCGCGATCTCGCAGCACACGTCGCACCTGCGGACGATCGTCGCGCTGCGGCCGAACACGGTCTACCCGACCGTGGCGGCCAAGGCTCTGGCCACCCTCGACCAGCTGAGCGGCGGCCGGGCGGTGGTGCACGTCATCGCCGGCGGCGACACCGCAGAGCAGGCCCGCGAGGGCGACTTCCTCGACAAGGACGAGCGCTACGACCGGGCCGAGGAGTACGTCCGTATCCTCAAGCGGGCCTGGGAGTCCCCCGAGCCGTTCGACTTCGAGGGTCGCCACTACCGCTTCGAGGGGTTCAGCAACGCCGTCCGGCCGGTCAACGGGACGATCCCGGTCTCGGTCGGCGGCTCGTCGGACGCCGCCTACCGGGTCGGCGGCCGGCTCGGCGACATCTTCGGGCTCTGGGGCGAGCCGCTGAAGGAGACCAAGGAGCAGATCGACCGCGTCCACGCCGAGGCCGCCGCGGCGGGCCGCACGGACCGGCCGCGCATCTGGGTGACGTTCCGCCCGATCGTGGCCGAGACCGACGAGCTCGCCTGGCAGAAGGCCCACCGGATCCTCGACGCGCTCCAGGGGAACACCTCGCGAGGCGACCTCGTGAAGGGACCCGGCGGCCCGGCTCCGGAGAACGTCGGCTCGCAACGGCTGCTCGACATCGCCGCCCGGGGCGAGGTCCACGACCGCGCGCTCTGGTACCCGACCGTCACGGCGACCGGGGCGCGCGGCGCCTCCACCGCGCTGGTCGGGTCGCCCGAGACGATCGCCGACTCGATCGTCGACTACGTGGAGCTCGGCGCCGACCTGATCTCGATCCGCGGCTACGACAACCTCAACGACGCGATCGACTACGGGCGCTACGTCCTGCCGCTCGTGCGGGCGAAGCTGGCCGAGCGCGAGCTCGTGGGTGCCCGGTGA